One stretch of Tribolium castaneum strain GA2 chromosome 5, icTriCast1.1, whole genome shotgun sequence DNA includes these proteins:
- the LOC662032 gene encoding MKRN2 opposite strand protein, which produces MKVMDPGIVCFQHCGPKIFCFLLPETCPVCGADLSQTNFSLLPFRVPYPFIRASQYPCSVIIKPTSGDFLNDYYNSMDLHIGVTTSTGTIVEFDKNGLRRHRSEQWNQCLLLDQVPSSWTEHWDNTLFQVCKQKCWSSKAYSENRHNCYTFVLTFLMNLNYGNLSKAASNKTAFCEKFIVPRTTSAGKYISLYRKLKESDFYVHRTPHGAKGAK; this is translated from the exons ATGAAAGTAATGGATCCGGGTATTGTGTGTTTCCAGCACTGTGgtccaaaaattttctgtttcttGTTGCCGGAAACGTGCCCAGTATGCGGAGCCGATCTTTCGCAAACAAACTTTTCTCTCTTGCCCTTCAG AGTTCCGTACCCGTTCATTCGAGCATCACAGTATCCTTGTTCTGTAATTATAAAACCAACATCcggtgattttttaaa TGATTATTACAATTCGATGGATTTGCACATCGGCGTTACGACCTCGACGGGGACCATCGTAGAATTCGACAAAAACGGCCTTAGGAGGCACCGGAGCGAGCAGTGGAACCAGTGCTTGCTCCTGGACCAAGTCCCAAGTTCCTGGACGGAACATTGGGACAACACTTTGTTCCAAGTTTGTAAACAGAAATGCTGGTCGTCCAAAGCCTACAGTGAAAATAGACATAATTGCTACACGTTTGTGCtcacatttttaatgaatttgaattatggaaatttgagcaaagcGGCGAGCAATAAGACGgctttttgtgaaaaatttattgtgcCGCGAACAACTTCCGCGGGGAAGTACATTTCGCTTTAT